One genomic segment of [Pasteurella] aerogenes includes these proteins:
- the acnB gene encoding bifunctional aconitate hydratase 2/2-methylisocitrate dehydratase — MSDFLQNYQKHVDERAAQGVVPKPLDAQQTADLVELLKNPPADKKDYLLDLFTHRIPAGVDEAAYVKASFLSAVAKGDAHSPLISAESAVKLLGTMQGGYNIEPLLTALDNEKLAPIAAEALSSTLLMFDNFHDVAERAKAGNVYAKQVLQSWADAQWFLSRPKLAEKLTVTVFKVTGETNTDDLSPAQDAWSRPDIPLHALAMLKNARDGIEPDDAGNVGPIKQLEALKAKGFPLAYVGDVVGTGSSRKSATNSVLWFMGEDIPFIPNKRAGGVVLGGKIAPIFFNTLEDAGSLPIEVDVSNLNMGDVIDIYPYQNKICKHGTDEVLAEFQLKTHVLLDEVRAGGRIPLIIGRGLTHKARVELGLPESDVFAKPQSTASSNKGFTLAQKMVGRACGVEGIRPGQYCEPRMTSVGSQDTTGPMTRDELKDLACLGFSSDLVMQSFCHTAAYPKPVDVTTHHTLPDFIMNRGGISLRPGDGVIHSWLNRMLLPDTVGTGGDSHTRFPIGISFPAGSGLVAFAAATGVMPLDMPESVLVRFKGEMQPGITLRDLVHAIPYYAIQQGLLTVEKKGKKNIFSGRILEIEGLEHLKVEQAFELSDASAERSAAACTIKLDKEPIIEYLNSNIVLLKYMIAEGYGDARTLERRIKGMQQWLDNPQLLEADKDAEYAAVIEIDMNEIKEPILCAPNDPDDARLLSEVQGDKIDEVFIGSCMTNIGHFRAAGKLLAKFKDMIPTRLWIAPPTKMDAALLTEEGYYSIYGKSGARIEIPGCSLCMGNQARVANGATVVSTSTRNFPNRLGQGANVYLASAELAAVSALLGKLPTPEEYLSYAADLQKDKDDTYRYMNFDQIQSYTQKADNVIFQTAV, encoded by the coding sequence ATGTCCGATTTTTTACAAAATTATCAAAAACATGTAGATGAACGAGCTGCTCAAGGCGTTGTACCTAAACCTTTAGATGCCCAACAAACCGCCGATTTAGTGGAATTACTAAAAAACCCACCGGCAGATAAAAAAGATTATTTATTAGATTTATTTACTCACCGTATTCCTGCCGGCGTTGATGAAGCCGCTTATGTCAAAGCCTCATTTCTCTCTGCTGTAGCAAAAGGCGATGCGCATTCTCCGCTGATTTCCGCTGAAAGTGCGGTCAAATTATTAGGCACAATGCAAGGCGGATATAATATTGAACCATTATTGACCGCACTTGATAATGAAAAACTTGCTCCAATTGCCGCCGAAGCCCTCTCCTCTACCCTATTAATGTTTGATAATTTCCATGATGTTGCAGAACGCGCCAAAGCCGGCAATGTTTATGCCAAACAAGTATTACAATCTTGGGCAGATGCGCAATGGTTTCTTTCTCGCCCGAAATTAGCAGAAAAATTAACCGTTACAGTATTTAAAGTCACCGGTGAGACCAATACGGATGATTTATCTCCAGCGCAAGATGCCTGGTCACGTCCAGATATTCCGTTACACGCCTTGGCAATGTTAAAAAATGCCCGCGATGGCATTGAACCGGATGATGCCGGCAACGTTGGCCCGATTAAACAACTTGAAGCGCTTAAAGCAAAAGGCTTCCCGCTTGCCTATGTTGGTGATGTGGTTGGTACCGGCTCATCACGTAAATCCGCCACCAATTCCGTATTGTGGTTTATGGGCGAAGATATTCCGTTTATTCCAAATAAACGTGCCGGTGGTGTCGTCTTAGGCGGTAAAATTGCCCCAATTTTCTTTAATACCTTAGAAGATGCGGGTTCATTGCCGATTGAAGTGGATGTCAGCAATTTGAATATGGGTGATGTTATTGATATTTATCCGTATCAAAATAAAATTTGCAAACATGGAACCGATGAAGTGCTTGCTGAATTTCAATTAAAAACCCATGTGTTGTTGGATGAAGTTCGCGCCGGTGGTCGTATTCCGCTTATTATCGGACGTGGTTTAACCCATAAAGCGCGCGTTGAACTTGGCTTGCCAGAAAGCGATGTATTTGCTAAGCCGCAAAGCACTGCCAGCAGCAACAAAGGCTTTACATTAGCCCAAAAAATGGTTGGACGCGCTTGTGGCGTCGAAGGTATCCGTCCAGGTCAATATTGCGAACCACGCATGACGTCTGTCGGCTCGCAAGATACAACCGGTCCAATGACTCGTGATGAGTTGAAAGATCTGGCTTGTTTAGGTTTCTCCTCTGATCTTGTGATGCAATCATTCTGCCATACCGCCGCCTATCCAAAACCGGTAGATGTCACGACACATCATACCTTGCCTGATTTTATTATGAACCGTGGCGGAATTTCATTGCGTCCGGGAGATGGCGTTATCCACTCTTGGTTAAACCGAATGCTGCTACCGGATACTGTAGGAACCGGTGGTGACTCTCATACTCGTTTCCCAATCGGAATCTCTTTTCCTGCGGGTTCCGGCTTGGTTGCTTTTGCGGCGGCGACCGGTGTTATGCCACTAGATATGCCGGAATCCGTCTTAGTACGCTTTAAAGGAGAAATGCAACCGGGTATTACGCTACGTGATTTGGTGCATGCCATCCCATATTATGCTATCCAACAAGGCTTACTCACCGTAGAGAAAAAAGGTAAGAAAAATATTTTCTCCGGTCGTATTTTAGAAATCGAAGGATTAGAACATCTCAAAGTAGAACAAGCCTTTGAATTATCCGATGCTTCTGCGGAACGTTCCGCCGCGGCTTGTACCATCAAATTGGATAAAGAACCAATTATCGAATACCTCAATTCCAATATCGTGTTGTTAAAATACATGATTGCTGAAGGTTATGGCGATGCGCGTACACTTGAACGTCGTATCAAAGGAATGCAACAATGGTTGGATAATCCGCAATTGTTAGAAGCCGATAAAGACGCAGAGTATGCTGCGGTGATCGAAATCGACATGAATGAAATCAAAGAGCCAATTTTGTGTGCGCCAAACGATCCGGATGATGCACGGTTATTATCCGAAGTACAAGGGGATAAAATTGATGAAGTCTTTATCGGTTCTTGTATGACCAATATCGGGCATTTCCGTGCGGCAGGTAAACTGTTGGCTAAATTTAAAGATATGATCCCAACTCGCCTTTGGATTGCACCACCAACCAAAATGGACGCGGCACTGTTAACTGAAGAAGGTTATTACAGTATTTACGGTAAAAGCGGTGCGCGTATTGAAATTCCGGGTTGTTCGCTCTGTATGGGTAACCAAGCGCGTGTTGCCAACGGTGCAACCGTGGTTTCTACTTCAACCCGCAACTTCCCGAACCGTTTAGGTCAAGGCGCCAATGTGTATTTGGCATCTGCAGAATTAGCTGCGGTTTCCGCCTTGTTGGGTAAATTACCAACACCGGAAGAATATCTCTCCTATGCTGCTGATTTGCAAAAAGATAAAGATGACACTTATCGTTATATGAATTTCGACCAAATTCAAAGCTATACACAAAAAGCAGATAATGTCATTTTTCAGACTGCGGTATAA
- a CDS encoding Uncharacterized metallophosphoesterase Cj0846 encodes MELRHYITFAVSFIVLQLFVYILNRTLYWLFSDKLSHKARRVIRLLTYGIANFVIILSITRVFSFRVGAFLLVCLLFVSFTSIACALIYRLLCHHVVQTSLNRTLRLIYPFALAGLVTFALYNAYVPTVRHYQVTLDKPLSPIRIGVASDLHLGKLFGAKQLDRLAQIMQQENVDLILLPGDIMDDNVEAYLNENMRPHLAKLQAPLGVYATMGNHDFFGAQQAIAEEIQRAGIHLLMDQSVTINHQFVIVGRNDNLYTQRPSTEALLQNVDTSLPIFLLDHRPDQILQHAKLPIDLQVSGHAHNGQIFPANIVTKMMYPLSYGYEKIGNGHFFVTSGYGFWGVPMRLGSQSEVFIIDVVGNNQ; translated from the coding sequence TTGGAACTTCGTCATTATATTACCTTTGCAGTCTCTTTTATTGTACTGCAACTCTTTGTTTATATTCTTAACCGCACATTATATTGGTTATTTAGCGACAAACTCAGCCACAAAGCCCGTCGCGTTATCCGTCTATTGACTTACGGTATCGCAAATTTCGTTATCATACTTTCGATCACGCGTGTCTTTTCGTTTCGTGTTGGCGCCTTTTTACTCGTCTGCTTGTTATTTGTCAGCTTCACCAGTATCGCTTGCGCCTTAATTTACCGTCTGTTATGCCATCATGTGGTGCAAACTTCGCTCAACCGCACATTACGCTTGATTTACCCTTTTGCGCTTGCTGGACTGGTAACTTTTGCGCTGTATAACGCTTATGTACCAACAGTTCGCCACTATCAAGTAACATTAGACAAACCGCTATCGCCAATTCGTATTGGGGTTGCCAGTGATTTACATTTGGGAAAATTATTCGGCGCCAAACAATTAGATCGCCTTGCACAAATTATGCAACAGGAAAATGTCGATTTGATTTTATTGCCCGGTGATATTATGGACGATAACGTTGAGGCTTATCTCAACGAAAATATGCGCCCTCATCTTGCAAAATTGCAAGCGCCTTTAGGCGTTTATGCCACTATGGGTAATCACGACTTTTTTGGTGCACAACAAGCGATCGCAGAAGAAATTCAGCGTGCCGGAATTCATTTATTGATGGATCAAAGTGTAACGATTAACCACCAATTTGTCATCGTCGGGCGCAATGATAATTTATATACACAAAGACCAAGCACAGAAGCGTTGTTGCAAAATGTGGATACTTCATTGCCGATTTTCCTACTAGATCACCGCCCGGATCAAATTTTACAACACGCCAAATTACCTATTGATTTGCAAGTTTCCGGCCATGCGCACAACGGACAAATTTTTCCGGCAAATATCGTCACTAAAATGATGTATCCTTTATCCTATGGCTATGAGAAAATAGGCAACGGTCACTTCTTTGTCACCTCCGGTTACGGATTTTGGGGAGTACCAATGCGTTTAGGTTCGCAATCAGAAGTTTTCATTATTGATGTCGTAGGAAATAATCAATGA
- the ispZ gene encoding intracellular septation protein A — protein MKQILEFIPLILFFAVYKLVGIREAAITLIVATIIQMIILKLKYGKIEKQQIIMGSAVVFFGALTAYFNELEFLKWKVTIVYALFALVLLISQYGFKKPLIKQLLGKEIQLPETVWNRLNLGWSGFFLLCMIINLIISHFFSDDIWVDFKTFGIIGMTFVATLLTGFYIYRYLPKTDSTEE, from the coding sequence ATGAAACAGATTTTAGAATTTATTCCGCTGATTTTATTTTTTGCTGTCTATAAATTAGTCGGCATTCGGGAAGCGGCGATTACCCTAATTGTTGCCACAATTATACAAATGATTATTTTAAAACTGAAATATGGCAAAATAGAAAAACAGCAAATCATTATGGGAAGTGCGGTGGTTTTTTTTGGTGCTTTAACCGCCTATTTCAACGAATTAGAATTTTTAAAATGGAAAGTCACCATTGTTTATGCCCTGTTTGCATTAGTGTTACTCATCAGTCAATATGGCTTTAAAAAACCGTTAATTAAACAGTTATTAGGTAAAGAAATTCAATTACCGGAAACGGTATGGAACCGCCTTAACCTTGGCTGGAGCGGATTTTTTCTGCTTTGCATGATCATCAATTTAATTATCAGTCATTTCTTCTCTGATGATATTTGGGTTGATTTTAAAACCTTCGGTATTATTGGGATGACCTTTGTTGCCACCCTTCTTACCGGTTTTTATATTTATCGCTACTTACCAAAAACGGATAGCACAGAAGAATAA
- a CDS encoding YciI-like domain protein has translation MYYVIFAQDKPNTLAQRLAVREQHLARLQQLRDEDRLFVAGPNPAIDDENPGEAGFTGSTVIARFDSLEAAKQWASQDPYVEAGVYGDVVVKPFKRVF, from the coding sequence ATGTATTATGTCATTTTTGCACAAGATAAACCGAATACCTTAGCGCAACGTTTGGCGGTTCGCGAGCAACATTTAGCTCGCCTTCAACAATTGCGCGACGAAGATCGTCTTTTCGTTGCCGGCCCTAATCCAGCCATTGATGATGAAAATCCGGGTGAAGCAGGATTTACCGGTTCAACCGTTATCGCCAGATTTGACAGCTTAGAGGCGGCAAAACAATGGGCAAGCCAAGATCCTTATGTGGAAGCGGGCGTATATGGAGACGTGGTTGTCAAACCTTTTAAACGCGTTTTCTAA
- a CDS encoding acyl-CoA thioesterase domain protein → MTNFIDTNNGRQSKGTLLLRTLAMPSDTNANGDIFGGWIMSQMDMGGAILAKEIAHGRVVTVAVDSMNFIRPVAVGDVICCYGDCLSVGRTSIKIKVEVWVKKVSSEPINERYCVTEATFTFVAVDDKGKPRVIPRENNPELTAALAHQLD, encoded by the coding sequence ATGACAAATTTTATTGACACCAATAACGGTCGCCAATCCAAAGGCACATTATTACTTCGTACACTGGCAATGCCTTCTGATACCAATGCTAATGGAGATATTTTCGGCGGCTGGATTATGTCACAAATGGATATGGGCGGCGCGATTTTAGCCAAAGAAATTGCGCATGGTCGCGTCGTGACCGTGGCAGTAGATAGCATGAATTTTATTCGCCCAGTAGCTGTCGGCGATGTGATCTGCTGTTATGGTGACTGCCTTTCCGTTGGACGGACATCGATCAAAATCAAAGTGGAAGTTTGGGTGAAAAAAGTATCCAGTGAACCGATTAATGAACGTTATTGCGTGACCGAAGCAACCTTTACTTTTGTCGCTGTGGATGATAAAGGCAAACCGCGTGTTATTCCACGCGAAAATAACCCGGAATTAACCGCTGCACTTGCTCACCAACTTGATTGA